ACATGACAATTATTTGTCTGTCTGAAGGAATTTGTTAATGGCTTTTGTAAGGGACTTGAGTaagactaaacaaacaaacaaaaacaattcaTGTTTAATTCAAATACACATTTTGCCCACTGCTGAAAATGAGACAATGCAATTAATTTTGAGGGAATATTACTGCCTAGGAATATAATAAACTATAAATCACATATTCACAAAAATATCTCACCTTATTCACCATTTTAAACAACAGAAAATTTTGttgtaaaaaagttaaaaaaaaacaacaactgaatGCAATGTTAACCGTTATACACAGGGTTGAACCGTTATAAGATAACCATGCTTTGTGACATCAGAGAACCTTAAAGAGCTTATGCACTATAAGTGCTCAGTAAATACATCTTTATCTCAAgcaccccagtctccacttgtcaTTTTAGCAACTCCCTATATGTCACTTTGCATTGCAATTTGTCCTGACTTCATTCAATCCAGAAGTGAATAACTGCATTTCAGTGGTTAGGGAGGGTTTTTAATAAACCTGATGAATTCTTTAGCACTTCTGTATTTAAAATTGTACCTTGAAATTCAAGAGATGATAAGTCTCTTGCTATGGAATAAGAAATGCCACATACAGGTAAAATAATTCATTATTCATTCTTCTTTCCATTATATGACAATTAAGTCACTGTAaaaggttgtttattttattatcattagagGCCATTTCATTAACCAGCTGTTCTATAGACAACTGGATAGCATTCTTCACAAGAGAAGAAGCAGTTTCCATTAAGAGTGTTTCATATTCTGAAGTTCTACCCTCAAAGCCACTATCATTTGTAAAAATCCCTACTTGCTCATTTTCAATTGAAATTAAAAATTGCTTAGGGACATTTTTAGATTTCTTAACATCAAATTCACTGATTTCAGTGTctgtaataataatagcaattggctccattcttttgttttcttctggcTTGGGTTTCTCTGTATTGATCTCATTTTCCTTAACATCTGATTCCTGACTCAGTTCAGGGTGTTTTGGCTTGGGTTTCTCTGTATTGATCTCATTTTCCTTAACATCTGATTCCTGACTCAGTTCAGGGTGTTTTGGTTTGGGTTTCTCTGTATTGATCTCATTTTCCTTAACATCTGATTCCTGACTCAGTTCAGTGTGTTTTGGCTTGGGTTTCTCTGTATTGATCTCATTTTCCTTAACATCTGATTCCTGACTCAGTTCAGGGTGTTTTGGCTTACTCTCTTCAGCTATAACCTCTCTACTTTCATGGTCTTTCCAAATTGGTCCACTTTCTGGGATATtccttctgacttctgtaatttgttGATCTGGGACTATGGGTGAGGGAGGAACATCCGAAAACATTGGTGGTTTGTGTTCTGTTTCTGAAGTTTCAGGTGGATTTGCTTGCTGAAGTTgaactctttgtttttcctcGTTTGTTTCAATATCCTTTTCAAGGATTTGAGTTTCTGTTTGAATAGTAGAGTACCCTGTATCTAATCCAAGTTCTACTGAAATTACTTTCTCTCCAGAAGTTATGCTGTTGCTCACATCTGATTCACAGACCTCATTACCATCTTTTCGTGAGGCATCTTCATTTATATGCTGAATTGACTTGGGCTTTGTCACCTGGTCATCTGGCTGAGTCGGAATTTTTCTAACTAGATTTTTAGTCTCTCCCTCGACTTTGATGTTGCAGTCAGAATCTTCTTTAATTTTGGAATGATgacttctcttctccccttttgAGAATTTTATACAGGGAATCTTAAGTCTGGATCTTGTTCTTTTCTTAGGAAGATCAGCATCTTCAGCATTGATTTCAGGTTGCAACTCAGCCTCACTGGATTTAAGCTTCTTTGAAGAATCTGACCTTTTTTTGTGTGTTACCAGACGTTTGAATGAGGTCCAGGTCCCCCCTGGGGGCTGTGACTGATCAGGCACTCCTGTTTTGGGGGGATCCTTCTTTGCCACAGCAGCAGTGCTAGAGTCAGctttgattttcattgctttggcTGCTTTCTTCCTTCGCTTGAAACAAAGCATGGAAGTTTCCCCCTCATGTCTTTCATCCTGAGGACTAACTTCTGCAGTTTCCTTCTCATTCTTGCTTTCTATTTGAATTTCAGAAGCAGTGGTATCCATTTTTACTCTACACTCCTTCATTCAGTAGAAAactgtattatttcttctttagcAAACTTTTATGAccaaaaaaagtgggcaaaaaataTACAAGGTAAAATTTCTTCCAGATATATTCACCCCTTTGTCTTATTCAATGCAGTTGTTTTAGATGTTCTCTCCAAGGTAAAAATGACTAGATTTCCTGTTACCCATATTTCTGTAATTCCTTCATGAAAGCCCTCTACTGGATAGACTTTGGTTCTATTTAAAGGTCAACCtgatgagagaaaagagagtagtattttattttactaactTAATGTTTTCTATACAGACTTTTCATTTGCATGTCTGTAATTCTGTTAGGCTTGCTTCCCATACTGAGCTGGGGTTTATTCTCAGGCATTAAAGATGAAATACTGATATTTGTGACATGGACAGATCTTGAAGGAgtaatgctaagtgaaataagttagataaATGCTGTATGATTTGGACTTATATGAGGactataaagaagaaaaacaaaacagaaagaaataaaaagaaatgcaaggCCTTAAATTTCTGATGGCAGAACGGTGGTTGCTAGGAGAAAAAGAGTTGGAGTTGGGAGGAGTAGTGAGTAGGGTCAGCTGGATGGTGGTGGATGGTAATTAGAACTTTGGTGGGGGGTGtgatatagtatatatatttgaTGAGATGTGAAGCTGTACTCCTGAAACTTAAGAGTGTTATAAACCAATATGCTACTTCAATTAAAAACTATATatgtgggggtcgggctgtagcacagtgggttaagtacacatggcatgaaactcgacagaagactggtgtaaggatcccaaccccggctccccgcctgcagaggggtcccttcacaggcagtgaagcaggtctgcaagtgtctatctttctctccccctctctgtcttcccctcctttctccatttttctctatcctatctggcaacaacatcagtaacaataataataaccataacaatgataaaaaaacaagggcaacaaaaaaggaaaataaatattttttaaaaaaaaattttttaaaactatgtatgttttggggctgggtagtggcacacttggttgagagcactgggttcaagtccctggtccccaccttcaggggggaaatgcttcatgagtggtggggcagtgctgcaggtatctatctctttctctcgaCCTCTCTTATTTTCcccttccatcttagtttctctctgtttaaatccaatagataaatattttccaaaaattatatatgttgggggttgggcagtagtgcagcaggttaagcgcaagtggcacaaagcacaaggactagtagaaggatgccggttcgagcccctggctccacctgcaggggagtcgcttcacaggcagtgaagcatgtctgcagttgtctttctctccccctctctgtcttcccctcctctctccatttctctctgtcagattcaacaacgaacgacatcaacaacaacaataataaccacaacaagggcaacaaagggggaaaaatggcctccaggagcagtggattcatggtgcaggcagagccccagcaataatcctataggttaaaaaaaaaaaaactatgtatgtgtgtatatatttctctttaaaaCAGAAGTTGCCTTTGCCCTGttaagaaagtttcagtgctttgGGTTACTTgcatattttctattatttttatcaaTTCTCTAGTTgtgctgtatatatatatgtaatttatgaCTCTGAATTGCAAGATAGCAAACAACAATAAAGCAGTGAAGGCCAGAGTGATGTGCAACTAGTATAGTCTTTATACATACAATGAAGAATTCTGAAGCTGCAAAGGCCCTTAGATATTATTTAGAATCATTCAAACCCAGTCAGAGCAGGAAACTGAATTTTAGAAGGGGCTATTGGCCAGCCAAAAGCTACAAAGTTAGATAAGGTCAGAGCCAGAGTTAGATCTCAGGCTGACTTGCCAGTGTTTTTTCCACTATACCATAAGGCTCCTGATCTAAAAATGTATTCTATCAAGGAGGTGCTACTTTCCATATAGACTCTTGGAAAATGGAACATTAGTGTCATTCTTCATTCTTATATTTAGTTATATaattttaacatttttgtttCTAGGTATCTGCTGTTCAAACCTTTCATCACAATaagcatatatacatacatctcTAACACTCCTCAAAGTGAGTAGGTGGTGGTATCGTCACCATCTGCAGaagaaactcagacttaaaggGGTTAAGTAACTTGCTGCAGAATACACAGCTTGATAACCGAACTTAGATTCAGCCCAAGATTGCCtgtttcttacacacacacacacacacacacacacacacacacacacacacactaattcccccctacccccactagAGTACtgttaaactctggcttatgacagtgccaaggattgaacctcgacttcagagtttcaggcattaaaattgtttgcataatcattatgctatctctctaggcccctttccttcctcctttttttttctttcttttctcttctttttaattattattggatagagacagagagaaactgaaaggggaggagaagataaagagggaaacagcagacacctacagccctgcttcaccacttgtgaagctttccccctgcaggtgggagccagggacctgaatctgggtccctgcacattgtagtgtgaTCTCTTAATCAGGaccatcactgcctggcccctctcctatttcttttctattcttttttttgccagagcactcctcagctctggtttatggtggtgtcggggactgaacctgggacttgggactttggagcctcagttatgagagttggttttcataaccattatgctatcttcctcattccccttttcttttctgtcattaCCATTCCaagttaacattaaaaaaaaaattttttttcttttcctcctccagggttattgctgggctcggtgcctgcaccatgaatccaccgctcctggaggccattttttcccccctttcgttgcccttgttgtagtttcgttgtggttattattattgcccttgttgaggcaattcgttgttggatagtacaaagagaaatggagagaggggggaagacagagaaggggagagaaagatagacacctgcagacctgcttcaccgcctgtgaagcgactcccctgcaggtggggagccgggggctcgaaccgggatccttacgccggtccctgcgctttgcgccacatgcgcttaacccactgcgccaccgcctgaccccccccccaattttttttttaaagagagaaagacactacagcaccagagaaagcttccttcagtaaggTGGGGGCCTACCTTGAATCTAGGCACAGTGGACAAcagagcaagcacactatccaggggAGCAGTCTTACTGATCCAAGACTGCCTATTTCTGAAGCCCATTCTCTGAAACTGGCCGTAAAAATTTCATCACAAAATGAATTCTTTggagtaatcaattaaaaaaaaagtgtttagtgGTCATTTTAGCAGAAGGGAGCCCACCAATTTAAAGCGGAACAATTAGAATGAGTCCTTACTATTTTGTTTCTTTGATTTTAAAATCAGGTTTTTGACATCTGTGTGTGTATTCTGGAATTAATGAGAAAGTAAATTATGAAACTGATAAACTGTATGATTGGAAAATTGTTGGTTACTCATAAATGTAAAGATGTATTTTATATAACTGATCTACActcttttgccatgtgcatgatccaggttggaACCCAGCCCCCCCTTCACTGAAGGCAGCTCAGGTGCTGCGccttatttccttctctttctcttcctcctctttctctcctcctccctccctccctcttgatctGAAAAAGTTAACTGGGAGCTGTAGAGCCCATCTTCATGGTATCTTCTCCTTTTTAGGAAAGAAACAACCTAATCTACAATGATACAGTAATAACAGTAAACAGATGAGAGGTGATCATATCACAAATACCCTATGAATTTTAGTTGATGAATATCCTAAAATAGGCAAAGGGATTCTTTTCCTTgagctgattattattattaactgctcagctctggttcatggtggtgctggggattaaagcaGGACCTTGCAGCCTCGGGGATGAGTCTCTCATGACCATTATGTTCTAGCCCCCCAAATGcaattgtctttttctttttaaaccagagcactgttcagctctggcttatggtgatatgagagatagaacctgagaccttggagcctcaggcatgagagtctctttgcataaccattatactatctctcccacCTCTTTGAGCTGTTTTTTATGTGGCTCTGTTACTGCTTGAGATTTAATtgggtataaagaataggaagactattaggggaggggatgggatatggagctctggtggcgggaattgtacccctcttatcctatggtcttttcagtgtttctattttataaatatattataaaaaaagatttaattgggTAACTCTTGATTCTGTGAACTACAGGGAAATATAACTCTGAAAGTCATCTTATGATGTAAGTAAATATTCACTTAAGTTGAGTGTTTCACACACCATGCctctgacagaaagaaaaagtcactgTAGAATAACGACTGGACTAAAACATGAGCATCTTAGTGTCCTGTACCTCTACACTAGCTCGAAGACTTACATATTGTGTGTTCTTAGCACCCGAGCATTTTTTGTTAGCTAGAGGATGGACATATATACTGATATTAGATCATGTTTAGGACTGTGAAACTGATTTGGCTTACCCAAAAGACACCAGCTTAAGAAACTCACTTAAGTGTATAtcatgcagggagtcgggcagtagtgcagtgggaggactcacagaaggatcccagttccagcccctggctccccacctgcagggcagtcgtttcacaagcaggtctgcagatgtctatctttctctccccctctctgtcttccccatctctctccatttttctgtcctatccaacaacaacaacaacaactacaccaataaagcaagggcaacaaaagggaatagataaatataaaaaagaaaaagaaaaatattttttaaaaagtgtacatcatgcaacagaaataaaaacaaatgcccAAACACTTGATTGAGATGGAGAAAATGCACAAACATTAAAAACTTTTCAGAATGATAGTCTGCAACTGATTCCTCCTTAATCAGTTAGTTTTAACGTCTCAGGAATCTTAAAATCCCTGTTGTCATTTTCTGATAAAATCGTAAATCTAATGCCACAAAACATACCCcttccccaccctacccccccttGAGAAGAGGAGGGTCAAGGCAAAGAGCAACCATTTCCTGACGAAAACCGCCCATCTCTCATCGCCAGATGTGAACTCCGAAGCTTCCTCCAGGAGGGAGGAATCTCTCAGGCTGGCTTCAAGCGCTTTATGGCAAGAGCTAGAGCGCAGAATAAAGTACTCAAAAAGGAAAGTGCCGGGGGCGTGGAACAGATAACCCAGCTATCTGCAAAATTATGATCGCCAGAAATCCAAAAATCATAACTCCCCCCTACccgaagggaaaaaaatgagcaaaaaaggagaaaaattaaagCTTCGGACAATCATACTTAGCATGAGCTGCACCGCGGGCGGGCGGAGAGGGTAGGTGGGTAGAGCTCGAGGGTCACCCAGGAGGAAATGACTGCGGATAAACGACCttcctagttctctctctctgcctggccCTCGAGGCAGGGGGCTTGGGAGTGCAGATTCCCAGTGTTCGCCGGCACCCCCCACAACCACTCTGCCACCCAGATGGCCACCAGCAGAgaccctcttcctccacctccgaCTCCCACCCTCCTGTTCTTACTCTTGGCCGCCCTTGCTGCACAGGTCGAGGGGGGCGCTGTCGGGGTCCTTCTCCCAGGAAGCCGCGGTCACACCCGAAGCCAGCAGCCCTCTGCAGAGGGACCGCAGCCCGGCTGCGCCCCCTCCTCAAAGCGCCGGGACCGACAGCCCGCGGCACCAATACGCGCGGAGCGGGCGGGGTCGGGGCGGGGCCAGCGCGGGGACCTGGAGGGCCACCTGCGAGATACTCGCCCAGAGTGGGCTCAGATGCCCGGGGGCACGCTAGCATCCGGACCCCGGCGTGGGGATCACGGAgggcctgtaggtggggagggggcccAGGTAGTGAGCTCCGCATTTTGAAATGCAATGTAGCAAAATCTGGTTTTAAATTTTAGATAAGCAGCCTCATTATAGACCTCCCCCAACCTCGAATATTTAAAGTCAccgcagactttttttttttaaatatttttttatttattaatgagaaatgtaggagagagaaagaaccaggcatcattctggtacatgtgctgctggggattgaactcgggacctcatgcttgacagtccaatgctttatccattgtgctacctcccagaccacaagacttttgtttttttttaaagcaggattTAAAACTGGGTAGAGTGTGAACTTCCGTGTTTAGAGAGAATTGCATACTGAATTAAAATTGAAATGCCAAAACTTGCCCAAcaccccaacacccccccccccatgccccaACATCCATGCCGGCAGATCAGAAGGACCCATtccattcatatatatttttttaatttttatttttatcttattggatagagacagaaagaaatcaagaaagctaAGATAGCCCACAAAGGTACTCATGTTTCTTCTCAGGATATTCCTTGATGTCTGTTTAACCCTGTCTCTCCCAAAGTACAGTGGTGGGACTCTGGGGTGAACAGGCGATGGCTTTCCTCACAATTCTAGTTCCAATTAGGGCACAAACAGCATTCTTTCTCCCTGCTTTACTTATCTACTtaccagaaagagagacacagagagaggacaccagatCATCACCTCAGCATATGTGGTACTAAGTCTTAAACTTTGCATTTTTTGCATGTAAGCCCTGAACTCTTAACTCTGTGCCACCTTCCTGGCCACAAGGTTGTGTATTTTCATACGTTTTTTCTGGACTTTATCTAAACAAGTTGCTAACTATACAGGTAAATACCAGCAGCATTTCCTTGTACATGTAAAGTACAATTGTATACCCCATGAAAGGTGGTGTGTTTCTGAGCTCcatcaccaccatgcaccagaactcccccgccccctccctgcaTCTTTCACTTGGGtgtaatacatcaaacccagttcaagttctactttgtgtgttgccttctgttcttatttttcaacttctatgagtgagatcatcccacattcatccttctctttctggcttatctcacttaacatgattccttcaagttccatccaagatgaggtgttagggttttgttttttttttataaattaaaattaaaaaaaaatttattctcttttgttgcccttgttttattgttgttactgatgtcgtcattgttgaataggacagagatagatggagagaaggggaagacagagtgggggagcaaaagatagatacctgcagacatgcttcactgcttgtgaagttactcccctgcaggtggggagtcgggcctgaactggggatccttatgctgggccttgcactttgcgccacctgcgtttaacccgctgcactaccgcctgactcccgaggtgGTAGGTTTAATAGTAGCTACAAAGGCATTCTTTCGATTTCCAGTTGTAAAATCCTGCAAGATGCACAATCCTGCCTACTCTTCTACCTCCTTCCAGGCATACCATCCATATGTACCTACTAGGGTGAAAATGTAACTGAAAAGCAGTTGTtacatttatccttttttttttaactttaaaatatttattacatcCCAATATCAACAGCTCTTAAAAAAATCTAAGAGATTAATCCAGGATGAGAGAAATAGtagcttctctttctgtcttctctcctttcttcgaTGGGATCATGATCTTTGGGGTGGTACACCTCATTTATCCATTTTTGGATACTTTTCAAAGAATATGCTTTACACTTGTAAAATTCTGTGGCCTCCATCGTGACTTA
This DNA window, taken from Erinaceus europaeus chromosome 16, mEriEur2.1, whole genome shotgun sequence, encodes the following:
- the AKAP5 gene encoding A-kinase anchor protein 5, whose protein sequence is MKECRVKMDTTASEIQIESKNEKETAEVSPQDERHEGETSMLCFKRRKKAAKAMKIKADSSTAAVAKKDPPKTGVPDQSQPPGGTWTSFKRLVTHKKRSDSSKKLKSSEAELQPEINAEDADLPKKRTRSRLKIPCIKFSKGEKRSHHSKIKEDSDCNIKVEGETKNLVRKIPTQPDDQVTKPKSIQHINEDASRKDGNEVCESDVSNSITSGEKVISVELGLDTGYSTIQTETQILEKDIETNEEKQRVQLQQANPPETSETEHKPPMFSDVPPSPIVPDQQITEVRRNIPESGPIWKDHESREVIAEESKPKHPELSQESDVKENEINTEKPKPKHTELSQESDVKENEINTEKPKPKHPELSQESDVKENEINTEKPKPKHPELSQESDVKENEINTEKPKPEENKRMEPIAIIITDTEISEFDVKKSKNVPKQFLISIENEQVGIFTNDSGFEGRTSEYETLLMETASSLVKNAIQLSIEQLVNEMASNDNKINNLLQ